A region of Sphingomonas sp. DNA encodes the following proteins:
- a CDS encoding isoaspartyl peptidase/L-asparaginase: MRFLSVLIGAMLMTTAAQAQQAATTGERPAWRLVIHGGAGVIERSRLTPEQDREIRAALDRALAAGQGILAGGGAALDAVEAAVRVLEDDPHFNAGRGSVFTWDGHIEMDAAIMDGRDRNAGAVTGVTATRNPIRLARAVMEDSPHVFLSREGANQFSIDRGLPQEPPEYFQTTERRRQLDELRSRPSAEHFDVHLKYGTVGAVALDRNGHVAAATSTGGLTGKRWGRIGDSPIIGAGTYADDRACAVSATGAGEFFIRAGVAHEICARMRMGGETPQAAADSVMAEVAAMGGSGGVIVVTPRGDGIYSFNTPGMYRGEASPAGRSVAIYGDEAAAR, encoded by the coding sequence ATGCGTTTCCTGTCCGTCCTGATCGGAGCGATGCTGATGACGACCGCCGCCCAAGCCCAGCAAGCCGCAACGACCGGGGAGCGCCCCGCCTGGCGCCTGGTCATCCATGGCGGCGCGGGCGTGATCGAACGGTCGCGGCTGACGCCTGAGCAGGACCGCGAGATCCGCGCCGCGCTCGACCGGGCGCTGGCGGCGGGGCAGGGCATACTGGCCGGCGGCGGCGCGGCGCTCGACGCGGTCGAGGCGGCGGTGCGCGTGCTGGAGGACGATCCCCATTTCAATGCGGGGCGCGGCTCGGTCTTCACCTGGGACGGCCATATCGAGATGGATGCGGCGATCATGGACGGGCGCGACCGCAATGCCGGCGCTGTCACCGGCGTCACCGCGACGCGCAACCCGATCCGCCTCGCCCGCGCGGTGATGGAGGACAGCCCGCACGTCTTTCTCTCGCGCGAGGGCGCCAATCAGTTCTCGATCGACCGGGGCCTGCCGCAGGAGCCCCCCGAATATTTCCAGACCACCGAGCGCCGCCGCCAGCTCGACGAGCTGCGCTCGCGCCCCAGCGCCGAGCATTTCGACGTGCATCTGAAATACGGCACGGTCGGCGCGGTGGCACTCGACCGGAACGGCCATGTCGCCGCCGCGACCTCAACCGGCGGGCTGACCGGCAAGCGCTGGGGCCGGATCGGCGATTCGCCGATCATCGGCGCCGGCACCTATGCCGACGACCGCGCCTGCGCCGTCTCGGCGACCGGCGCGGGGGAATTTTTCATCCGGGCCGGCGTCGCGCACGAAATCTGCGCGCGGATGCGGATGGGCGGCGAAACTCCGCAAGCCGCCGCCGACTCGGTAATGGCCGAAGTCGCGGCGATGGGGGGATCGGGCGGCGTCATCGTCGTCACCCCTCGTGGCGACGGCATCTACAGCTTCAACACGCCGGGCATGTATCGCGGCGAGGCCTCGCCCGCCGGCCGCTCGGTGGCGATCTATGGCGACGAGGCTGCCGCGCGATGA
- a CDS encoding DUF1345 domain-containing protein, with protein MAGRPARTIGNRLAPARFIVFALLLAAGIPAAALLLEDWLVGIMLGFDGAALVFLLSCLPLVGIGDAATIRDHARNNDANRTMLLLLSGIVSVVVLATIAAEMAGGQQTPWPVGALIVATLLIAWLFSNMTYALHYAHLFYGGRGGGIDFPKTREPVYSDFIYFAFTLGMTFQTSDVAIADPAVRRIATLHCLAAFVFNLGVLAFTINVLGG; from the coding sequence ATGGCAGGCAGGCCCGCCAGGACGATCGGCAACCGGCTCGCGCCGGCGCGTTTCATCGTCTTCGCGTTGCTGCTCGCCGCCGGCATTCCCGCCGCCGCCTTGTTGCTGGAAGATTGGCTGGTCGGCATCATGCTCGGCTTCGACGGCGCGGCCCTGGTTTTCCTGCTGTCCTGCCTGCCATTGGTCGGCATCGGCGATGCCGCAACGATCCGTGATCATGCCCGCAACAATGACGCGAACCGCACGATGCTGCTCCTGCTCAGCGGCATCGTCTCGGTCGTGGTTCTGGCGACGATCGCGGCCGAGATGGCAGGCGGACAGCAGACGCCTTGGCCGGTCGGCGCGCTGATCGTCGCGACTTTGCTGATCGCCTGGCTGTTCAGCAACATGACCTATGCGCTGCATTATGCTCACCTGTTCTACGGGGGCCGCGGCGGCGGCATCGATTTTCCGAAGACCAGGGAGCCAGTCTATTCCGACTTCATCTATTTCGCCTTCACGCTGGGCATGACCTTCCAGACATCGGACGTGGCGATCGCCGATCCGGCCGTCCGGCGGATCGCCACCCTGCACTGCCTCGCCGCCTTCGTGTTCAATCTCGGCGTGCTCGCCTTCACGATCAACGTGCTGGGCGGCTAA
- a CDS encoding DMT family transporter — MSSPPAPSIAIPFAVAVLGIALFSVMDALMKHLALALGTYNALLWRTMAGALFGGAIFFGCRLSWPAPHVLRIHLLRGALSAVMAFLFFWGLARVPMAQAIALAFVAPLIALYLAAIILKEKIARSAILASLLGFAGVLVILAGQARAELGPDAFRGSLAILASAGLYAYNIILMRQQALVAKPVEIAFFMSAIMTSCFLLGAPFLAVWPPVHELPAIIGAAALAFTSLLALSWAYARAEAQYLAPTEYTGFLWAALFGWLIFAEPVRLLTLAGAAMIVAACVIAARPSKMVQAPQVEIGQ; from the coding sequence ATGTCCTCGCCGCCCGCGCCCTCAATCGCCATTCCCTTCGCCGTCGCGGTCCTCGGCATCGCGCTCTTTTCGGTGATGGATGCGCTGATGAAGCATCTTGCTCTGGCGCTTGGCACCTACAACGCCTTGCTCTGGCGGACGATGGCCGGTGCGCTGTTCGGCGGCGCGATCTTCTTCGGATGCCGCCTGTCCTGGCCGGCGCCGCATGTCCTGCGCATCCACCTGCTGCGCGGCGCCCTGTCCGCCGTGATGGCCTTCCTCTTCTTCTGGGGGCTGGCGCGGGTGCCGATGGCGCAGGCGATCGCGCTCGCCTTCGTCGCGCCCTTGATCGCGCTCTATCTTGCCGCGATCATTCTCAAGGAGAAGATCGCGCGCAGCGCCATCTTGGCCTCGCTGCTCGGCTTCGCCGGCGTGCTGGTGATCCTCGCGGGACAGGCGCGGGCCGAGCTGGGGCCGGACGCCTTTCGCGGCTCGCTCGCCATCCTCGCCTCGGCCGGGCTCTACGCCTACAATATCATCCTGATGCGCCAGCAGGCCCTGGTAGCGAAACCCGTGGAGATCGCCTTCTTCATGAGCGCGATCATGACGAGCTGCTTCCTGCTCGGCGCGCCGTTCCTCGCCGTCTGGCCGCCGGTCCACGAGCTTCCCGCCATCATCGGCGCGGCGGCGCTGGCCTTCACTTCGCTGCTGGCTTTGTCCTGGGCCTATGCGCGGGCCGAGGCGCAATATCTCGCGCCGACCGAATATACCGGCTTCCTCTGGGCCGCCTTGTTCGGCTGGCTGATCTTCGCCGAGCCAGTGCGCCTGCTTACATTGGCCGGCGCGGCGATGATCGTCGCCGCCTGTGTGATCGCGGCGCGGCCCAGCAAAATGGTCCAGGCGCCGCAAGTGGAGATCGGCCAATGA
- the ppa gene encoding inorganic diphosphatase, whose protein sequence is MNIDLIPVGDNPPESINVIIEVPTGGEPVKYEFDKKSGALFVDRILHTPMRYPANYGFVPHTLSPDGDPLDALVIARSPFVPGCVVRARPIGVLKLEDEAGGDEKLICVPVDTTFPYYSDIGERQDLPSIVLQQIEHFFKHYKDLEEKKWVRIGQWGDAAEARVIVTEAIERAKAAKG, encoded by the coding sequence ATGAACATCGACCTCATCCCCGTAGGGGACAATCCGCCCGAATCGATCAACGTCATCATCGAGGTGCCCACTGGCGGCGAACCGGTGAAATACGAGTTCGACAAGAAATCCGGCGCGCTCTTCGTCGATCGCATCCTGCACACGCCGATGCGCTACCCGGCCAATTACGGCTTCGTGCCCCACACGCTCTCGCCGGACGGCGACCCGCTCGACGCGCTGGTCATCGCCCGCTCGCCCTTCGTGCCGGGCTGCGTGGTGCGCGCCCGCCCGATCGGCGTGCTGAAGCTGGAGGACGAAGCGGGCGGCGACGAGAAGCTGATCTGCGTCCCGGTCGACACGACCTTTCCCTATTATTCCGACATCGGCGAGCGGCAGGACCTGCCCTCGATCGTGCTCCAGCAGATCGAGCACTTCTTCAAGCATTACAAGGATCTGGAAGAGAAGAAGTGGGTCCGGATCGGCCAGTGGGGCGACGCCGCCGAAGCGCGCGTGATCGTCACCGAGGCGATCGAGCGGGCAAAGGCGGCGAAGGGCTAG
- a CDS encoding glutathione S-transferase, with protein sequence MTRMTLYGARGWGSTIVEAMLAVADIPHDFVDVDGFDRPGPMREKLIALNPLAQVPTLVLADGTVMTESAAIALLLAELAPGAPLAPPPAAPERPHFLRRLIWLVASVYPTFTYADYPERWTTDEKGLVASVMAHRQQLWLQFEAEVGAPHALGERLSALDIYVAAMVHWRPGRAWFDAKTPRIAAAADAALAHPAIAAVMARNFPAG encoded by the coding sequence ATGACCCGCATGACCCTCTATGGCGCGCGCGGCTGGGGCTCGACGATCGTCGAGGCGATGCTGGCCGTCGCGGACATCCCCCACGATTTCGTCGATGTCGACGGCTTCGACCGCCCCGGCCCGATGCGGGAGAAGCTGATCGCGCTCAATCCGCTTGCACAGGTGCCGACGCTCGTGCTGGCGGACGGGACGGTGATGACCGAATCCGCGGCGATCGCGCTCCTGCTCGCCGAGCTGGCGCCCGGCGCGCCGCTCGCCCCGCCGCCGGCGGCGCCGGAGCGGCCGCATTTCCTGCGCCGGCTGATCTGGCTGGTGGCGAGCGTCTATCCCACCTTCACCTATGCCGATTATCCGGAGCGCTGGACGACGGACGAGAAGGGACTGGTCGCGTCGGTCATGGCGCATCGCCAACAGCTCTGGCTGCAGTTCGAGGCGGAGGTCGGCGCACCGCATGCGCTGGGCGAACGCCTGTCCGCGCTCGACATCTATGTCGCGGCGATGGTGCACTGGCGGCCGGGTCGCGCCTGGTTCGACGCAAAAACCCCGCGCATCGCGGCGGCGGCGGACGCGGCGCTGGCCCATCCGGCCATCGCCGCCGTGATGGCGCGCAACTTTCCGGCGGGTTAG
- a CDS encoding multidrug efflux SMR transporter, which translates to MAWALLILGGMFEIGFTTSLRFVDGFRNVPWTIAFLVSVGISMALLEYAARTIPMGTAYAVWGGIGAIGTVLVGIWYFDEPAGLVRALLILGIVACIAGLKLTHG; encoded by the coding sequence ATGGCCTGGGCGCTCCTCATTCTTGGCGGCATGTTCGAGATCGGCTTCACGACCTCGCTGCGCTTCGTCGACGGCTTCCGCAACGTGCCGTGGACGATCGCCTTCCTCGTCTCGGTGGGGATCAGCATGGCCTTGCTCGAATATGCCGCGCGTACCATTCCGATGGGCACGGCCTATGCGGTGTGGGGCGGGATCGGCGCGATCGGCACGGTGCTGGTCGGCATCTGGTATTTCGACGAGCCCGCCGGCCTGGTGCGCGCCTTGCTCATCCTCGGCATCGTCGCCTGTATCGCGGGCCTGAAGCTGACCCACGGATGA
- a CDS encoding TfoX/Sxy family protein → MSFDAGLYEWAKEALSPIGDVTLRKMMGVAVLYLDGTIFAVVEDEIWFKADAESEAIWDAEGCERYSFTEKDGTVQTLNYRRAPADVYDDPEAMQRWAGLAVAAGLRGAAKKRPKKR, encoded by the coding sequence ATGAGCTTCGACGCGGGCCTTTACGAATGGGCGAAGGAGGCTCTCTCGCCGATCGGCGACGTGACGCTGCGCAAGATGATGGGCGTAGCCGTGCTCTATCTCGACGGAACCATCTTCGCGGTCGTCGAGGACGAGATCTGGTTCAAGGCCGACGCCGAATCGGAGGCGATCTGGGATGCCGAGGGCTGCGAGCGCTACAGCTTCACCGAGAAGGACGGTACCGTCCAGACGCTGAACTATCGTCGCGCGCCGGCGGATGTGTACGACGATCCCGAGGCGATGCAGCGCTGGGCCGGGCTGGCGGTGGCGGCGGGCCTAAGGGGCGCGGCGAAGAAGCGGCCTAAGAAACGCTAG
- a CDS encoding toxin-antitoxin system HicB family antitoxin yields MPNTPKKAFPLRIEPALWDALERCAAVEFRSVNAEIEVLLREALARRGVKVAAPEQRKRGRPPKEEKE; encoded by the coding sequence GTGCCCAACACGCCGAAGAAAGCCTTTCCGCTGCGCATCGAGCCGGCCCTGTGGGACGCGCTGGAGCGGTGCGCGGCGGTGGAGTTCCGCAGCGTCAATGCCGAGATCGAGGTGCTGCTGCGCGAGGCGCTGGCGCGGCGCGGGGTGAAGGTCGCCGCGCCCGAACAGCGCAAGCGCGGCCGCCCGCCCAAGGAGGAGAAGGAGTGA
- the prfA gene encoding peptide chain release factor 1, with translation MTRISAERIAAIEARREELSQAMSSGDLPADQFVKLSKDYAEIEPVAEAAREVRRLRDEAKSLAEMTQEADEELRALAAEELTLNREQLEAAERALALKLLPRDAADDRPAMLEVRAGTGGDEAALFAGDLLRMYQRYAETMGWRFEMVSATAAELGGFKEAIASVTGQGVFARLKFESGVHRVQRVPVTESGGRIHTSAATVAVLPEAEEVDVQIDEKELRIDIYRASGPGGQGVNTTDSAVRITHLPTGIVVIQQDERSQHKNKAKAMKVLRTRLYEAERERLAAERTGARRSMVGSGDRSERIRTYNFPQGRVTDHRINLTLHRLPEILEGQMDELVDALIAEDEAERLAHLDES, from the coding sequence ATGACCCGCATCTCCGCCGAGCGCATTGCCGCGATCGAGGCGCGGCGGGAGGAGCTGTCGCAGGCCATGTCGTCGGGCGATCTGCCCGCCGACCAGTTCGTGAAGCTGTCCAAGGACTATGCCGAGATCGAGCCGGTGGCCGAGGCGGCGCGCGAGGTGCGGCGGCTGCGCGACGAGGCCAAGTCGCTCGCCGAGATGACGCAGGAGGCGGACGAGGAACTGCGGGCGCTGGCGGCCGAGGAGCTGACGCTGAACCGCGAGCAGCTCGAGGCGGCCGAACGGGCGCTGGCGCTGAAGCTGCTGCCGCGCGACGCGGCCGACGATCGCCCGGCGATGCTCGAGGTCCGCGCCGGCACAGGGGGCGACGAAGCGGCGCTTTTCGCCGGCGATCTGCTGCGCATGTATCAGCGTTACGCCGAGACCATGGGCTGGCGGTTCGAGATGGTGTCGGCGACGGCGGCCGAGCTTGGCGGTTTCAAGGAGGCGATCGCCTCGGTCACCGGCCAGGGCGTGTTCGCGCGGCTGAAGTTCGAAAGCGGCGTCCACCGCGTCCAGCGCGTGCCGGTCACGGAAAGCGGCGGGCGCATCCACACGTCGGCCGCCACCGTCGCGGTGCTGCCCGAGGCGGAGGAGGTCGACGTCCAGATCGACGAGAAGGAGCTGCGCATCGACATCTACCGCGCCTCCGGTCCCGGCGGGCAGGGCGTGAACACGACCGACAGCGCTGTGCGCATCACCCATCTTCCGACCGGCATCGTCGTCATCCAGCAGGACGAGCGTTCGCAGCACAAGAACAAGGCCAAGGCGATGAAGGTGCTGCGCACCCGACTCTACGAGGCCGAGCGCGAGCGGCTCGCCGCCGAGCGGACCGGCGCGCGCCGCTCGATGGTCGGCTCCGGCGACCGCTCCGAGCGCATCCGCACCTACAATTTCCCGCAAGGACGCGTGACCGACCACCGCATCAACCTGACGCTGCACCGTCTGCCCGAAATCCTGGAAGGCCAGATGGACGAGCTGGTCGACGCCCTGATCGCCGAGGACGAGGCCGAGCGGCTGGCGCATCTCGACGAAAGCTGA
- a CDS encoding SPFH domain-containing protein — protein sequence MPNTIRTNEIHALRASSERPARTSSGYVMLLILLLSIAAGILGVSMLVDGQDAIGATLLVLSSVAFIFILCGFYFLQPNQAAAILLFGDYKGTDRTTGLRWVLPWLIRSKISTRIHNITSDKLKVNDLRGNPIEIAANVVWRVADTAQALYDVDSYMDFVHIQIESAVRAIAGKYPYDDIEHKEVTLRADAEIVGEDLEKELQERVARAGIVIDEARIMHLAYAQEIAQAMLRRQQAEAVIAARARLVEGAVTMVETALDQLSAKGVVHLDDERKAAMVSNLMVVLCAERDTQPVVNAGSLYQ from the coding sequence ATGCCGAACACAATCCGGACGAATGAAATCCATGCCTTGCGCGCCTCCAGCGAGCGCCCGGCGCGGACCAGCAGCGGCTATGTGATGCTGCTCATCCTGCTGCTTTCCATCGCCGCGGGGATCCTGGGCGTCAGCATGCTTGTCGATGGGCAGGACGCGATCGGCGCGACCTTGCTCGTCCTGAGCAGCGTCGCCTTCATCTTCATCCTGTGCGGCTTCTATTTCCTGCAGCCCAACCAGGCGGCGGCGATCCTGCTGTTCGGCGATTACAAGGGCACCGACCGGACGACCGGCCTGCGCTGGGTGCTGCCCTGGCTGATCCGCTCCAAGATCTCGACGCGCATCCACAACATCACGTCGGACAAGCTGAAGGTGAACGACCTGCGCGGCAATCCGATCGAGATCGCGGCCAATGTGGTGTGGCGCGTCGCCGACACGGCCCAGGCGCTCTACGACGTCGACAGCTATATGGACTTCGTCCACATCCAGATCGAAAGCGCGGTGCGCGCGATCGCCGGCAAATATCCCTATGACGACATCGAGCATAAGGAAGTGACCTTGCGCGCCGATGCCGAGATCGTCGGCGAGGATCTGGAGAAGGAGCTGCAGGAGCGGGTGGCGCGCGCCGGCATCGTCATCGACGAGGCGCGGATCATGCACCTCGCCTATGCGCAGGAGATCGCCCAGGCGATGCTGCGCCGCCAGCAGGCCGAAGCGGTGATCGCCGCCCGCGCCAGGCTGGTCGAGGGCGCCGTCACCATGGTCGAGACCGCGCTGGACCAGCTGTCGGCGAAGGGCGTCGTCCACCTCGACGACGAGCGCAAGGCGGCGATGGTGTCGAACCTGATGGTGGTGCTCTGCGCCGAACGCGACACGCAGCCCGTGGTGAACGCCGGCTCGCTCTACCAGTAA
- a CDS encoding amidase, translating to MIRHLTIGAALTVAATAALSQTEAPMSASDSAEARTRAAIERIEELNPRLNAVIAVDPTAIDQARALDRIRRARGPLFGMPILIKDNIETEGPLPTTAGSLALIDNVTGRDSPLVARLRAAGAVILGKANLSEWANIRSSDSISGWSAVGGQTRNPYALNRNTCGSSSGSAVAVAAGMVPAAIGTETDGSITCPAALNGIVGFKPSVGLVSRTHIVPISHSQDTPGPMTRTVRDAALIMNAIVGTDPADPATAEADARREDYAAALRTDALRGRRIGVMRFSAGFGTDVPFEAALAVLRAQGAQLVEIRELPINRQDMGRNEFAVLLAELKHDLDAYLATTPAAVRTRTLAQVIAFNEAHRDREMPLFGQDTFLQAQATNGLDDAWREARETSLRLAGPEGIDRLLSEHNVVALVAPTRPAAWLIDAVHGDTSPGGGPAGSLAAVAGYPHLTLPMGEVRGLPVNLSFIGPKWSDALILSLGYAYEQAANVQLEPRFLDSIEESGEVAPHLRPAAR from the coding sequence ATGATCCGGCATCTGACCATCGGCGCGGCGCTGACCGTGGCCGCCACCGCCGCCCTCTCGCAGACCGAGGCGCCCATGTCCGCATCCGACAGCGCCGAGGCGCGCACCCGCGCCGCGATCGAGCGGATCGAGGAATTGAACCCGCGCCTCAACGCGGTGATCGCCGTCGATCCCACCGCGATCGATCAGGCCCGCGCGCTGGACCGCATCCGCCGCGCGCGCGGCCCCCTCTTCGGCATGCCGATCCTGATCAAGGACAATATCGAGACCGAAGGCCCGCTGCCGACCACGGCGGGCAGCCTCGCCCTCATCGACAATGTGACCGGGCGCGATTCGCCTCTGGTCGCGCGGCTGCGCGCGGCGGGCGCCGTCATCCTCGGCAAGGCCAATCTCTCCGAATGGGCGAACATCCGCTCGTCCGATTCGATCTCCGGCTGGAGCGCGGTGGGCGGGCAGACGCGCAACCCCTATGCGCTCAACCGCAACACGTGCGGCTCCAGCTCGGGCAGCGCGGTGGCGGTGGCGGCGGGCATGGTGCCGGCGGCGATCGGCACCGAGACGGACGGCTCCATCACCTGCCCCGCCGCGCTGAACGGCATTGTCGGCTTCAAGCCGAGCGTCGGCCTGGTCAGCCGCACCCACATCGTGCCGATCAGCCACAGCCAGGACACACCGGGGCCGATGACCCGGACGGTGCGCGACGCCGCGCTCATCATGAACGCGATCGTCGGCACCGACCCGGCCGATCCCGCTACAGCCGAGGCCGACGCCCGGCGCGAGGATTATGCGGCGGCGCTCCGCACCGACGCGCTGCGCGGGCGGCGGATCGGCGTGATGCGCTTCTCGGCGGGCTTCGGCACCGACGTCCCGTTCGAGGCGGCGCTCGCCGTGCTGCGCGCGCAGGGCGCCCAGCTGGTCGAGATCCGCGAGCTGCCGATCAACCGGCAGGACATGGGCCGCAACGAGTTCGCCGTCCTGCTGGCCGAGCTGAAGCACGATCTCGACGCCTATCTCGCCACCACGCCGGCGGCGGTGCGGACGCGCACGCTCGCACAGGTCATCGCCTTCAACGAGGCCCATCGCGACCGGGAAATGCCTCTCTTCGGCCAGGACACGTTCCTTCAGGCGCAGGCGACGAACGGCCTCGACGATGCCTGGCGGGAGGCGCGCGAGACCTCGCTGCGCCTCGCCGGACCGGAGGGGATCGACCGGCTGCTGAGCGAGCACAATGTCGTCGCCCTGGTCGCGCCGACCCGGCCCGCTGCCTGGCTGATCGACGCCGTCCATGGCGACACCAGCCCCGGCGGCGGCCCGGCCGGCAGCCTCGCCGCTGTCGCCGGCTATCCGCACCTCACATTGCCGATGGGCGAGGTGCGCGGCCTTCCGGTCAACCTCTCCTTCATCGGCCCGAAATGGTCCGACGCGCTGATCCTGTCGCTGGGCTATGCCTATGAGCAGGCCGCCAATGTCCAGCTGGAACCGCGCTTCCTCGACTCGATCGAGGAGAGCGGCGAAGTGGCCCCGCATCTGCGGCCGGCGGCACGCTAG
- the hisS gene encoding histidine--tRNA ligase — translation MSKGPQRIRGTQDIWGEEADRFHTVTAAFDRVRRLYAFQRIEIPVFEATEVFARSIGETTDVVSKEMYTFADKGGDSVTLRPEFTAGICRAYLSEGWQQHAPMKLATYGPVFRYERPQKGRYRQFHQLDAEIIGTDAPAADVELLVLADQLLHELGIADGITLQLNTLGDAATRDAWRAALVAHFEAHRGDLSEDSIARLDKNPLRILDSKDPRDRPIADSAPDIDAFLTSEASDFFAAVTAGLDAAGVAWTRNARLVRGLDYYRHTAFEFVTDRLGAQGTVLAGGRYDGLIESLGGPHTPAVGWAAGIERLAMMIEAPERGIVLSVIADDSEVEEEAQRIASSLRAHEIAVDTAYRGNSRKRVEYAKKRDHHAVVFVRATSDPVGKVHISYLTSESDLRREIRLAVVSAVGPRQIVSGSDDE, via the coding sequence ATGAGCAAGGGGCCGCAGAGGATCAGGGGCACCCAGGACATCTGGGGAGAGGAAGCCGACCGTTTCCACACGGTGACGGCCGCGTTCGATCGCGTGCGCCGCCTCTATGCGTTCCAGCGGATCGAGATCCCGGTGTTCGAGGCGACCGAGGTGTTCGCCCGCTCGATCGGCGAGACCACCGATGTCGTCTCCAAGGAGATGTACACCTTCGCCGACAAAGGCGGGGATTCGGTCACGCTGCGTCCCGAATTCACCGCCGGTATCTGTCGCGCCTATTTGAGCGAAGGCTGGCAGCAGCACGCGCCAATGAAGCTGGCGACCTACGGGCCGGTCTTCCGCTACGAGCGCCCGCAGAAGGGCCGCTACCGCCAGTTCCACCAATTGGACGCCGAGATCATCGGCACGGACGCCCCGGCTGCGGACGTGGAGCTGCTCGTCCTCGCCGATCAGCTTCTGCACGAGCTCGGCATCGCGGACGGCATCACGCTCCAGCTCAACACGCTGGGCGACGCGGCGACGCGCGATGCCTGGCGCGCGGCGCTTGTGGCGCATTTCGAGGCGCATCGCGGCGATCTGTCCGAAGACAGTATCGCGCGCCTCGACAAGAATCCGCTGCGCATCCTCGATTCCAAGGATCCGCGCGACCGCCCGATCGCCGACAGCGCGCCGGACATCGACGCCTTCCTGACCAGCGAGGCCAGCGACTTCTTCGCCGCCGTCACCGCCGGGCTGGACGCGGCCGGCGTCGCCTGGACGCGCAACGCGCGGCTGGTGCGCGGCCTCGACTATTACCGCCACACCGCGTTCGAGTTCGTCACCGACCGCCTCGGCGCGCAGGGCACTGTGCTGGCCGGCGGCCGCTATGACGGCCTGATCGAAAGCCTCGGCGGCCCGCACACGCCTGCTGTCGGCTGGGCGGCAGGCATCGAGCGGCTGGCGATGATGATCGAGGCGCCGGAAAGAGGGATAGTTCTGTCAGTAATCGCGGACGATTCAGAGGTTGAAGAGGAAGCTCAGCGAATTGCTTCTAGCTTGCGAGCTCACGAAATTGCCGTGGACACAGCCTATCGCGGGAATAGTCGCAAGCGCGTTGAATACGCGAAAAAGCGCGACCATCACGCTGTGGTATTTGTCCGTGCGACGTCGGATCCAGTAGGCAAGGTGCACATTAGCTATCTGACGAGCGAATCCGACTTGCGGCGGGAAATTCGATTGGCGGTAGTGTCGGCCGTTGGGCCTCGCCAGATCGTATCTGGTAGCGACGACGAATGA
- the ispG gene encoding flavodoxin-dependent (E)-4-hydroxy-3-methylbut-2-enyl-diphosphate synthase — protein MSIRPWRDIQRRPSRRIMVGHVAVGGDAPVTVQTMTNTPTSDPKATIDQIRRCEEAGADIVRVSCPDVESTAAMREIVRAAQVPIVADIHFHYKRALEAADAGAACLRINPGNIGSSERVAEVVRAAKANGCSIRIGVNAGSLEKDLLEKYGEPCPEALVESALDHIKLLQDHDFHEYKVAVKASDQFLAVAAYQQLAEAVDCPLHLGITEAGGLRGGTVKSAIGIGSLLWFGIGDTIRVSLSAEPEEEVRVGFEILKALGIRNRGVRVVSCPSCARQGFDVIRTVEKLEERLGHIRTPMSLSVLGCVVNGPGEARETDIGITGGGNGKHMVYLSGVTDHHVQDADMIDHIVKLVEAKAAEIEADSAAVPAAAE, from the coding sequence ATGTCCATTCGCCCTTGGAGAGACATTCAGCGCCGCCCGTCGCGGCGGATCATGGTCGGCCATGTCGCCGTCGGCGGCGACGCGCCGGTGACGGTCCAGACCATGACCAACACGCCGACCTCCGATCCCAAGGCGACGATCGACCAGATCCGCCGTTGCGAGGAGGCGGGGGCGGACATCGTCCGCGTGTCCTGCCCCGACGTCGAATCGACCGCCGCGATGCGCGAGATCGTCCGTGCCGCGCAGGTGCCGATCGTCGCCGACATCCATTTCCACTACAAGCGCGCGCTGGAGGCGGCGGACGCCGGCGCCGCCTGCCTGCGCATCAATCCGGGCAATATCGGGTCGTCCGAACGGGTCGCCGAAGTCGTGCGCGCGGCGAAGGCGAACGGCTGCTCGATCCGGATCGGCGTCAATGCCGGCAGCCTCGAGAAGGACCTGCTCGAAAAATATGGCGAGCCCTGCCCGGAGGCTTTGGTCGAAAGCGCGCTCGACCATATCAAGCTGCTCCAGGACCATGATTTCCACGAATATAAGGTCGCGGTGAAGGCGTCGGACCAGTTCCTCGCCGTCGCCGCCTATCAGCAGCTCGCCGAGGCCGTCGATTGCCCGCTCCATCTCGGCATCACCGAGGCGGGGGGCTTGCGCGGCGGCACGGTCAAGTCGGCGATCGGCATCGGCTCGCTGCTCTGGTTCGGCATCGGCGACACGATCCGCGTCTCGCTCTCCGCCGAGCCGGAGGAGGAGGTGCGCGTCGGCTTCGAAATCCTGAAGGCGCTCGGCATCCGCAACCGGGGCGTGCGGGTCGTCTCCTGCCCCTCCTGCGCGCGGCAGGGTTTCGACGTGATCCGCACCGTGGAGAAGCTGGAGGAGCGGCTCGGCCATATCCGCACGCCGATGTCGCTCTCCGTGCTCGGCTGCGTCGTCAACGGCCCGGGCGAGGCGCGCGAGACCGACATCGGCATCACCGGCGGCGGCAACGGCAAGCATATGGTCTATCTGTCCGGCGTCACCGACCATCATGTCCAGGATGCCGACATGATCGACCATATCGTGAAGCTCGTGGAAGCGAAGGCGGCCGAGATCGAGGCGGACAGCGCGGCCGTGCCGGCGGCGGCGGAATGA